One genomic region from Yersinia canariae encodes:
- the rraB gene encoding ribonuclease E inhibitor RraB, giving the protein MANREMLDEQRDETRLIIEELLDDGSDPDALYTIEHHLSAEKFEVLEKAAVEAFKLGYEVTDAEELEVEDGSVVMCCDVISEVALNAEIIDAQVEQLIALAETCGVNYDGWGTYYEDPNGEDDEDGELDDEELIDEDDDGKRH; this is encoded by the coding sequence ATGGCAAACCGCGAAATGCTAGACGAACAACGTGACGAGACCCGCCTGATCATCGAAGAACTGCTGGACGATGGCAGTGATCCGGATGCGCTATACACCATTGAACATCACCTTTCCGCCGAGAAGTTCGAAGTGCTGGAAAAGGCTGCCGTTGAAGCATTCAAGTTGGGTTATGAAGTCACAGATGCAGAAGAACTGGAAGTTGAAGATGGCTCTGTAGTGATGTGCTGTGACGTGATTAGCGAAGTTGCGCTGAATGCCGAAATTATTGATGCGCAGGTTGAACAGCTAATTGCATTGGCTGAGACATGTGGCGTGAATTACGACGGCTGGGGCACTTACTACGAAGATCCTAATGGCGAAGATGATGAAGACGGCGAGTTAGACGACGAAGAGTTGATTGATGAAGACGACGACGGCAAGCGCCACTAA
- a CDS encoding DNA polymerase III subunit chi: MKNATFYLLEHDTPAGELRAHEALACEVAAERWRAGKRVLIACESQEQAQRLDEALWQRAPDQFVPHNLAGEGPKYGAPVELAWPERRGNSPRDLLISLLPEFAGFATAFHEVVDFVPYEENLKQLARDRYKSYRSVGFHLITATPPTN; this comes from the coding sequence ATGAAAAACGCCACCTTCTACCTGCTCGAACACGACACGCCCGCCGGTGAGCTGCGCGCTCATGAAGCGTTGGCCTGTGAGGTTGCGGCTGAACGTTGGCGGGCAGGCAAACGGGTGTTGATCGCCTGTGAAAGTCAGGAGCAAGCCCAGAGGCTGGATGAAGCCCTGTGGCAGCGGGCTCCAGATCAATTTGTGCCGCATAATTTAGCCGGTGAAGGGCCAAAATATGGTGCGCCAGTTGAACTGGCTTGGCCAGAACGACGTGGGAACTCCCCCCGCGACCTACTTATTAGTCTGCTGCCAGAGTTCGCAGGTTTTGCCACTGCTTTCCATGAAGTGGTAGACTTCGTCCCTTACGAAGAAAATTTGAAACAGTTGGCGCGCGACCGATATAAGTCTTATCGCAGCGTCGGCTTCCACTTGATCACGGCAACGCCGCCAACTAATTGA
- the pepA gene encoding leucyl aminopeptidase: MEFSVKSGSPEKQRSACIVVGVFEPRRLSPIAEQLDKISDGYISALLRRGELEGKVGQTLLLHHVPNILSERILLIGCGKERELDERQYKQVIQKTINTLNDTGSMEAVCFLTELHVKGRNTYWKVRQAVETAKETLYTFDQLKSNKTEPRRPLRKMVFNVPTRRELTSGERAIQHGLAVASGIKAAKDLGNMPPNICNAAYLASQARQLADAFSTNIITRVIGEQQMKELGMHSYLAVGHGSQNESLMSVIEYKGNPNPDAKPIVLVGKGLTFDSGGISIKPAEGMDEMKYDMCGAATVYGVMRVVAELQLPLNVIGVLAGCENMPGGRAYRPGDILTTMSGQTVEVLNTDAEGRLVLCDALTYVERFDPELVIDIATLTGACVVALGHHITGLMSNHNPLAHELIGASEQAGDRAWRLPLGDEFYEQLDSNFADMANIGGRAGGAITAGCFLSRFTRKYSWAHLDIAGTAWRSGKNKGATGRPVALLSQFLLNRAGQNGDD; the protein is encoded by the coding sequence ATGGAGTTCAGTGTAAAGAGCGGCAGCCCGGAAAAACAGCGCAGTGCCTGTATTGTAGTCGGCGTTTTCGAACCCCGTCGTCTATCTCCCATTGCCGAACAACTCGACAAAATTAGTGATGGCTACATCAGCGCTTTATTGCGCCGTGGTGAACTTGAAGGCAAAGTCGGGCAGACGCTGTTACTGCACCATGTGCCGAATATTCTCTCCGAGCGCATCTTGTTAATTGGCTGTGGCAAAGAGCGCGAGCTCGATGAGCGCCAGTACAAGCAAGTGATCCAGAAGACCATCAATACCCTTAATGACACCGGATCAATGGAAGCCGTTTGCTTCCTGACTGAACTGCATGTTAAAGGCCGCAATACTTACTGGAAAGTGCGTCAAGCGGTCGAAACCGCGAAAGAGACGCTTTATACCTTCGATCAGCTTAAAAGCAACAAAACCGAGCCTCGTCGACCACTGCGTAAAATGGTGTTCAATGTGCCCACTCGCCGTGAACTGACCAGCGGTGAACGCGCAATCCAGCATGGTCTGGCAGTGGCATCCGGCATTAAAGCGGCTAAAGATTTAGGCAACATGCCGCCAAATATTTGTAATGCCGCCTATCTGGCCTCGCAGGCGCGCCAGTTGGCCGATGCATTCAGCACTAATATCATCACTCGCGTGATTGGTGAGCAGCAAATGAAAGAGCTGGGAATGCACTCTTATCTTGCTGTTGGCCATGGTTCGCAGAATGAATCATTGATGTCGGTGATAGAATATAAGGGTAATCCGAACCCAGACGCTAAGCCAATTGTGCTGGTGGGCAAAGGGTTGACCTTCGATTCCGGCGGTATTTCCATCAAGCCTGCCGAAGGCATGGATGAGATGAAATATGACATGTGTGGCGCTGCAACGGTGTATGGCGTGATGCGTGTGGTGGCTGAGCTGCAATTACCATTGAACGTGATTGGCGTCTTGGCGGGCTGTGAAAATATGCCGGGTGGCCGCGCTTATCGCCCAGGCGATATCCTCACCACCATGTCTGGCCAGACAGTTGAAGTGCTTAATACCGATGCCGAAGGCCGCTTGGTGCTGTGCGATGCTCTTACTTATGTTGAGCGCTTCGACCCAGAACTGGTAATTGATATCGCCACGCTGACAGGTGCATGTGTCGTGGCATTGGGCCATCACATCACCGGTTTGATGTCGAATCACAATCCACTGGCTCACGAGCTTATCGGGGCATCCGAACAGGCGGGCGACCGCGCATGGCGATTGCCGCTGGGCGATGAATTCTATGAGCAACTGGATTCCAATTTTGCCGACATGGCAAACATTGGTGGCCGTGCGGGTGGTGCCATTACCGCGGGCTGTTTCCTGTCACGTTTTACCCGTAAATATAGCTGGGCACATTTAGATATCGCGGGTACTGCATGGCGTTCAGGCAAGAACAAAGGTGCAACAGGCCGGCCGGTCGCGCTGCTGTCTCAGTTCTTGCTGAACCGCGCAGGGCAAAACGGCGACGATTAA
- a CDS encoding valine--tRNA ligase, with translation MENTPSNIDKTEPSLDKTYSPQEIEQPLYEHWEKQGYFKPNGDTSKESYCIMIPPPNVTGSLHMGHAFQQTIMDTLIRYQRMQGKNTLWQAGTDHAGIATQMVVERKIAAEEGKTRHDYGRDAFIDKIWEWKGESGGTITRQMRRLGNSVDWERERFTMDEGLSNAVKEVFVRLHKEDLIYRGKRLVNWDPKLRTAISDLEVENRESKGSMWHLRYPLADGAKTAEGKDYLVVATTRPETVLGDTGVAVNPEDPRYKDLIGKEVILPLVGRRIPILGDEHADMEKGTGCVKITPAHDFNDYEVGKRHALPMINILTFDGDIRAEGEVFDTNGEATDACSGAIPEQFQGLERFAARKAVVAEFDKLGLLEEVKPHDLTVPYGDRGGVVIEPMLTDQWYVRTAPLAKVAIEAVENGEIQFVPKQYENMYYSWMRDIQDWCISRQLWWGHRIPAWYDEDGKVYVGRDEAEVRRENNLGADVALRQDEDVLDTWFSSGLWTFSTLGWPEQTEALKTFHPTSVVVSGFDIIFFWIARMIMLTMHFMKDENGKPQVPFKTVYMTGLIRDDEGQKMSKSKGNVIDPLDMVDGISLEELLEKRTGNMMQPQLAEKIRKRTEKQFPNGIEPHGTDALRFTLAALASTGRDINWDMKRLEGYRNFCNKLWNASRFVLMNTEGQDCGQNGGEMVLSLADRWILAEFNQTIKAYREAMDTYRFDLAASILYEFTWNQFCDWYLELTKPVMNSGSEAELRGTRHTLIEVLEALLRLAHPIIPYITETIWQRVKTLKGITADTIMLQPFPEYDANQVDEKALSDLEWIKQTIIAVRNIRAEMNIAPGKPLDVMLRGASADAQRRMLENQSFIQSLARLSSLTLLADGDKGPVSVTKLVEGAEVLIPMAGLIDKATELDRLAKEVAKLEAEIERIEGKLSNEGFVARAPEAVVAKERERMATCAEAKQKLIEQQATIAAL, from the coding sequence ATGGAAAATACACCTTCTAATATCGACAAAACTGAGCCGTCCCTCGATAAAACCTATAGCCCGCAGGAAATCGAGCAGCCGCTGTATGAGCACTGGGAAAAGCAGGGTTATTTTAAGCCGAACGGCGATACCAGCAAAGAAAGCTACTGCATCATGATCCCACCGCCAAATGTGACCGGCAGTTTGCACATGGGCCATGCTTTCCAGCAAACCATCATGGATACTTTGATTCGCTATCAGCGCATGCAAGGTAAAAACACCTTATGGCAAGCCGGTACTGACCATGCCGGTATCGCGACCCAAATGGTGGTTGAGCGCAAGATTGCCGCAGAAGAAGGCAAAACTCGCCACGATTACGGCCGTGATGCATTTATTGATAAAATCTGGGAATGGAAAGGCGAGTCAGGCGGCACCATTACTCGTCAAATGCGCCGCTTGGGTAACTCTGTGGATTGGGAACGCGAGCGTTTCACCATGGATGAAGGCCTGTCCAACGCCGTGAAAGAAGTATTTGTTCGTTTGCATAAAGAAGATCTGATTTACCGTGGCAAACGTCTGGTGAACTGGGATCCGAAACTGCGCACGGCTATTTCTGATTTGGAAGTGGAAAACCGCGAATCCAAAGGCTCCATGTGGCATTTGCGTTACCCGCTGGCCGATGGCGCGAAAACCGCTGAAGGCAAAGATTATTTGGTCGTTGCCACCACCCGCCCAGAAACTGTGCTGGGTGATACCGGGGTTGCGGTCAACCCGGAAGATCCTCGTTACAAAGATCTGATCGGCAAAGAAGTGATTTTGCCACTGGTTGGCCGCCGTATTCCGATCCTAGGCGATGAACACGCCGATATGGAAAAAGGCACCGGTTGCGTAAAAATCACTCCGGCTCACGATTTTAATGACTATGAAGTTGGTAAGCGCCACGCCCTGCCAATGATAAACATTTTGACTTTCGACGGTGATATCCGTGCGGAAGGCGAAGTGTTTGATACTAACGGCGAAGCCACCGATGCATGCAGCGGTGCAATTCCAGAGCAGTTCCAAGGTCTGGAGCGTTTTGCTGCGCGTAAAGCCGTGGTAGCTGAATTCGATAAACTTGGCCTGTTGGAAGAAGTTAAACCGCACGACCTGACAGTGCCTTATGGCGATCGCGGCGGCGTGGTTATCGAGCCGATGCTGACCGACCAATGGTATGTTCGCACAGCTCCGCTGGCCAAAGTCGCCATTGAAGCGGTGGAAAACGGCGAGATCCAATTCGTACCGAAACAGTACGAAAATATGTATTACTCATGGATGCGCGATATCCAAGACTGGTGTATTTCCCGTCAATTGTGGTGGGGTCACCGCATTCCGGCCTGGTATGACGAAGACGGCAAAGTGTATGTTGGCCGTGATGAAGCTGAAGTACGCCGCGAAAATAACCTGGGCGCAGATGTGGCCTTGCGTCAGGATGAAGACGTGCTGGATACCTGGTTCTCATCCGGCCTGTGGACTTTCTCCACATTGGGCTGGCCTGAGCAGACCGAAGCACTAAAAACCTTCCACCCGACCAGTGTCGTGGTCAGCGGCTTTGACATTATTTTCTTCTGGATTGCCCGCATGATCATGCTGACCATGCACTTTATGAAAGATGAAAATGGTAAGCCGCAAGTGCCGTTTAAAACCGTGTACATGACCGGTCTTATCCGCGATGACGAAGGGCAAAAAATGTCCAAGTCCAAAGGCAATGTTATTGACCCGCTGGATATGGTCGATGGTATCTCGCTGGAAGAGCTGCTGGAAAAACGTACCGGTAATATGATGCAGCCGCAGTTGGCCGAGAAAATCCGCAAGCGCACCGAGAAGCAATTCCCGAACGGCATTGAGCCGCACGGCACTGATGCCCTGCGCTTTACATTAGCTGCATTGGCCTCGACTGGCCGTGATATCAACTGGGATATGAAGCGCCTGGAAGGTTATCGCAACTTCTGTAACAAGCTGTGGAACGCCAGCCGTTTCGTGCTGATGAATACCGAAGGGCAAGATTGCGGGCAGAACGGCGGCGAAATGGTGCTGTCACTGGCTGACCGCTGGATTTTGGCTGAATTTAATCAGACCATCAAAGCCTACCGCGAAGCAATGGACACTTATCGCTTCGATCTCGCGGCCAGTATTCTGTATGAATTTACCTGGAACCAGTTCTGTGATTGGTATTTGGAATTGACAAAGCCCGTCATGAACAGCGGCTCAGAAGCTGAATTACGCGGGACTCGCCATACCTTGATTGAAGTGTTGGAAGCCCTGTTGCGTCTGGCGCACCCAATCATTCCTTACATCACTGAGACTATTTGGCAGCGGGTCAAAACGCTGAAAGGCATCACTGCGGACACCATTATGTTGCAGCCTTTCCCAGAATATGATGCCAATCAGGTCGATGAGAAAGCCCTGAGTGATTTGGAGTGGATCAAGCAGACCATTATTGCCGTGCGTAATATTCGGGCGGAAATGAACATCGCGCCGGGTAAACCACTGGACGTTATGCTGCGGGGTGCCAGTGCTGATGCTCAGCGCCGCATGCTGGAAAACCAGAGTTTCATCCAGTCACTGGCGCGCTTGTCTTCTCTCACCCTGTTAGCTGACGGTGATAAAGGCCCGGTATCCGTGACCAAACTGGTGGAAGGTGCTGAAGTATTGATTCCAATGGCCGGTCTGATTGATAAAGCCACTGAATTGGATCGCTTGGCAAAAGAAGTCGCCAAGCTGGAAGCCGAGATTGAGCGCATCGAAGGTAAATTGAGTAACGAAGGTTTTGTGGCGCGCGCGCCAGAAGCCGTAGTTGCCAAAGAGCGCGAAAGAATGGCGACCTGTGCTGAAGCTAAGCAAAAGTTAATTGAACAGCAGGCGACTATCGCTGCTCTGTAA
- a CDS encoding tyrosine-type recombinase/integrase, translated as MAMTDTKVRAAKPEANDYSLVDGDGMFLLIHPNGSKYWRFRFRFGGKQHLMAFGVYPETSLADARHKREAARKLVAAGIDPREQKRAVKEELAKEVFTFEVVAREWHATNKKWSKDHSSRVLKTLEDFLFPAIGKYNITELKTRDLLAPIKAVEKSGRLEVASRLQQRTTAIMRYAVQSGLTDYNPAQEMAGAVATAKRQHRPALELSRTPELLHRIDTYTGRPLTRLAIEMTLLVFIRSSELRFARWSEIDFETAMWTIPADREPLEGVKHSHRGSKMRTPHLVPLSRQALAVLEKIKRLNGNRDLIFVGDHDPRKPMSENTVNNALRVMGYDTKVEVCGHGFRTMACSSLIESGIWSKDAVERQMSHQERNSVRASYIHKAEHLDERRLMLQWWADFLDANREKGVSPFDFGKILA; from the coding sequence ATGGCCATGACTGATACTAAGGTTCGCGCTGCAAAACCTGAAGCAAATGACTATTCACTTGTCGATGGTGACGGCATGTTTTTGCTGATACACCCTAACGGCTCCAAATACTGGCGTTTCCGCTTTCGCTTTGGCGGTAAGCAACACCTGATGGCCTTTGGCGTTTACCCAGAGACTTCTCTGGCTGATGCCAGACATAAAAGAGAAGCTGCCAGAAAACTGGTGGCGGCAGGCATTGACCCCCGCGAACAAAAGCGTGCAGTAAAAGAAGAGTTGGCTAAAGAAGTCTTCACCTTTGAAGTGGTTGCCAGAGAATGGCATGCGACTAACAAGAAGTGGTCAAAAGATCATAGCTCTCGTGTTTTGAAAACCCTGGAAGACTTTCTTTTCCCGGCCATCGGTAAATACAACATCACCGAACTTAAAACCCGCGATTTGTTGGCACCTATCAAAGCGGTAGAGAAGTCTGGTCGTCTTGAGGTAGCTTCCCGTCTTCAACAGCGTACGACAGCAATCATGCGCTATGCGGTGCAAAGCGGTTTGACCGACTACAATCCCGCTCAGGAAATGGCTGGAGCCGTCGCTACAGCAAAACGGCAACATCGCCCCGCCTTAGAACTTAGTCGTACTCCTGAACTACTTCACCGTATCGATACCTACACCGGCAGGCCGCTTACTCGTTTAGCTATAGAAATGACGCTGCTGGTCTTTATCCGCTCCAGTGAACTGCGTTTCGCCCGTTGGTCAGAGATCGACTTCGAAACTGCAATGTGGACGATACCGGCAGATCGCGAACCATTGGAAGGCGTTAAGCATTCTCACCGTGGGTCAAAGATGCGTACACCGCACCTGGTGCCTTTATCTCGGCAGGCGCTTGCAGTTCTTGAGAAAATAAAACGGCTAAATGGTAATCGCGATTTAATTTTCGTTGGCGACCATGATCCTCGCAAACCGATGAGTGAAAATACGGTGAACAATGCACTCCGGGTGATGGGCTATGACACGAAAGTTGAAGTCTGTGGTCATGGTTTCAGAACCATGGCATGTAGTTCATTGATTGAGTCAGGGATTTGGTCAAAGGATGCGGTAGAGCGACAGATGAGCCATCAGGAGCGTAACTCCGTGCGTGCGTCTTACATTCATAAGGCAGAGCACTTGGATGAACGCAGGCTAATGCTGCAGTGGTGGGCTGATTTTCTAGATGCGAATCGGGAGAAGGGGGTTAGTCCGTTTGATTTTGGGAAAATACTTGCCTAG
- the lptG gene encoding LPS export ABC transporter permease LptG has product MFGVLDRYIGRTILNTILMTLFMLVSLSGIIKFVEQLRKIGQGDYSAVSAGMYTLLSIPKDIEIFFPMAALLGALLGLGSLATRSELVVMQASGFTRMQIAAAVMKTAIPLVLLTMAIGEWVAPQGEQMARNFRAQQLYGGSLLSTQSGLWAKDGSDFIYIQRVSGDKELTGVNIYHFDKQDRLLSVRYAATATFEDNLWRLSQVDESDLSNPNKVTGSQTLTGEWKTNLTPEKLGVVAMNPDSLSISGLHDYSKYLRQSGQESSRYELNMWGKIFAPFSVAVMMLMALSFIFGPLRSVPMGVRVVTGIFFGFVFYVLDQIFGPLSLVYNIPPVIGALLPSILFLLISVYLLLKRR; this is encoded by the coding sequence ATGTTTGGTGTATTAGACCGTTATATCGGGCGGACTATCCTCAATACTATCTTGATGACCTTATTCATGCTGGTGTCGTTATCCGGCATCATCAAGTTTGTCGAGCAGTTGCGTAAAATTGGGCAGGGTGATTACTCGGCGGTGTCTGCGGGTATGTACACGTTGCTCAGTATCCCGAAAGATATCGAGATATTCTTCCCGATGGCGGCCCTGTTAGGGGCATTGCTTGGGCTGGGGTCATTAGCGACTCGCAGTGAGTTGGTGGTGATGCAAGCCTCGGGGTTTACCCGCATGCAAATCGCTGCGGCGGTGATGAAAACTGCCATCCCACTTGTGCTGCTGACCATGGCAATTGGCGAGTGGGTCGCCCCACAGGGTGAGCAGATGGCGCGTAATTTCCGTGCACAACAGTTGTATGGCGGTTCGTTGTTATCAACACAATCTGGTTTGTGGGCAAAAGACGGCTCTGACTTTATCTATATTCAGCGCGTATCCGGTGACAAAGAACTGACTGGGGTTAATATTTATCATTTTGATAAACAGGACCGCTTGCTTTCAGTTCGCTATGCCGCCACCGCTACATTTGAAGACAATCTGTGGCGCTTGTCGCAGGTTGATGAATCTGATTTAAGCAACCCCAACAAGGTGACTGGCTCACAGACGCTAACCGGTGAATGGAAGACTAACTTAACCCCAGAGAAGCTGGGTGTGGTTGCCATGAACCCGGATTCTCTCTCTATTAGCGGGCTGCATGATTACAGCAAATACCTACGGCAAAGTGGGCAAGAATCGAGTCGATACGAGCTGAATATGTGGGGCAAGATATTTGCGCCATTCTCGGTTGCCGTGATGATGCTGATGGCGCTGTCATTTATTTTTGGCCCATTACGCAGTGTGCCAATGGGGGTTCGGGTCGTCACCGGTATCTTTTTTGGTTTTGTTTTCTACGTATTGGATCAAATTTTTGGCCCACTCAGTTTGGTTTACAACATCCCGCCGGTCATCGGCGCACTGTTGCCGAGTATACTTTTCCTCCTAATCAGTGTTTATTTGCTACTAAAACGGCGTTGA
- a CDS encoding GNAT family N-acetyltransferase produces the protein MTTATPIRLPVRAITLADNFAIANVIREVSAEFGLTADKGYTVSDPNLDHLYELYSQPRSAYWVIEVDGNIAGGGGVAPLSGGEADLCELQKMYFLPVLRGKGLAKKLALQALEFARQQGFKRCYLETTASLTSAVGLYERLGFEHINGPMGNTGHVDCEVTMLKTL, from the coding sequence ATGACCACAGCTACACCTATCCGCCTGCCGGTGCGCGCCATTACCTTAGCAGACAACTTCGCTATCGCTAATGTCATCCGAGAAGTTTCGGCTGAGTTCGGTTTAACTGCCGACAAAGGCTACACCGTGTCTGATCCTAATTTGGATCACTTATATGAGCTGTACAGCCAACCACGCAGTGCTTACTGGGTGATTGAAGTGGACGGCAATATTGCCGGCGGTGGCGGCGTAGCACCTTTGTCTGGTGGTGAAGCTGACCTCTGCGAATTACAGAAAATGTATTTCCTGCCGGTATTGCGCGGTAAAGGGCTGGCAAAAAAATTGGCGTTACAAGCGCTGGAGTTTGCCCGTCAACAGGGGTTTAAGCGCTGTTATCTGGAAACCACGGCCAGTTTGACCAGTGCTGTTGGCTTATATGAAAGATTGGGGTTTGAGCATATCAATGGCCCGATGGGAAATACTGGCCATGTCGATTGCGAAGTGACGATGCTGAAAACACTGTAA
- the lptF gene encoding LPS export ABC transporter permease LptF: MIIIRYLVRETLKSQIAILFILLLIFFSQKLVRILGAAVDGEIPTNLVLSLLGLGVPEMAQLILPLSLFLGLLMTFGKLYTESEITVMHACGMGKKSLIMAALILALVTSALAAVNTIWLGPWSSKHQAEVLNDARANPSLAALAGGQFKSSTDGNSALFIGNVTGKEFNRVFLAQLRPNGNQRPSVVVADSGHMTERPDGSQVVILNKGTRYEGTALLRDFRITDFVDYQAIIGHQEVQQNNNVAEQMSMAQLWNSNEPDARAEFHWRLTLIFSVIIMALLVVPLSVVNPRQGRVLSMLPAMLLYLIFFLLQSSLRSNAGSGKLDPLVWMWAVNGAYLALAVILNLWDGLPARKLRARLRGVF; encoded by the coding sequence GTGATCATCATTAGATATCTGGTACGGGAAACACTTAAGAGCCAAATTGCGATTCTGTTCATCCTGCTATTAATCTTCTTTAGCCAGAAGTTAGTACGGATATTAGGCGCTGCGGTCGATGGTGAAATACCGACGAACTTGGTTTTATCCCTTTTAGGGCTTGGTGTGCCGGAAATGGCACAACTTATCCTGCCATTGAGCTTATTCCTTGGCTTGTTGATGACCTTCGGCAAATTGTATACGGAGAGTGAAATCACCGTGATGCATGCCTGCGGCATGGGTAAGAAATCCTTGATTATGGCCGCATTGATTCTGGCGCTGGTGACTTCAGCGCTGGCGGCGGTCAATACTATTTGGCTTGGCCCTTGGTCTTCTAAACATCAAGCTGAAGTGCTGAATGACGCCAGAGCAAACCCTAGCCTGGCTGCTTTAGCTGGCGGTCAGTTTAAATCGTCAACTGATGGTAATTCAGCCCTATTTATCGGTAATGTGACGGGCAAAGAGTTTAACCGTGTATTTCTGGCACAATTGCGGCCAAACGGTAATCAGCGCCCCTCTGTTGTTGTTGCTGACAGCGGTCATATGACTGAGCGGCCCGACGGCTCACAAGTGGTTATCTTAAATAAAGGTACTCGCTATGAAGGCACCGCATTGCTGCGCGACTTCCGTATCACCGATTTTGTCGATTATCAGGCAATTATTGGTCATCAGGAAGTACAGCAAAACAATAACGTGGCTGAGCAGATGTCCATGGCGCAGTTGTGGAATTCGAATGAGCCGGATGCGCGAGCGGAGTTTCATTGGCGTCTAACACTGATTTTTTCAGTGATAATCATGGCGTTACTGGTCGTGCCGCTAAGTGTGGTCAACCCGCGTCAGGGCCGAGTATTAAGCATGCTACCGGCCATGTTGCTGTATTTGATTTTCTTCCTATTGCAAAGCTCCCTGCGCTCGAACGCAGGCAGCGGCAAGCTGGACCCACTAGTCTGGATGTGGGCTGTAAACGGCGCTTATCTGGCGCTTGCGGTGATATTGAATCTGTGGGATGGGTTACCGGCCCGTAAGTTGCGCGCCCGTTTGAGAGGTGTTTTCTGA
- the argF gene encoding ornithine carbamoyltransferase, with amino-acid sequence MSQFYKRHFLRLLDFTPIEITALLDLAAQLKQAKKSGCEQQKLVGKNIALIFEKDSTRTRCSFEVAAYDQGARVTYLGPGGSQIGHKESIKDTARVLGRMYDGIQYRGHGQKVVETLAEFAGVPVWNGLTNEFHPTQLLADLLTMQEHLPSKPLSEMKFAYLGDARNNMGNTMLEAAALVGMDLRLVAPKACWPEAELVAACQAQAKKTGGKITLTEDIAEGVKGTDFLYTDVWVSMGEPKEVWQERVALLKPYQVNMNVVKLTGNPQVKFLHCLPAFHDDQTTVGKQMAELYDLLGGMEVTEEVFESAHSIVFDQAENRLHTIKAVMVATLGQE; translated from the coding sequence ATGAGTCAGTTCTATAAACGTCATTTTCTAAGGTTACTGGATTTTACCCCCATCGAGATTACAGCTCTGCTGGATTTGGCTGCGCAATTGAAGCAGGCCAAGAAATCCGGCTGTGAGCAACAAAAACTGGTAGGTAAGAATATCGCGCTCATCTTCGAAAAAGACTCGACCCGTACTCGATGCTCTTTCGAAGTTGCCGCATATGATCAAGGTGCGCGTGTGACTTACCTCGGCCCAGGAGGGAGCCAAATTGGGCATAAAGAATCAATTAAAGATACCGCCAGAGTATTGGGCCGCATGTATGACGGTATTCAATATCGTGGCCACGGCCAAAAGGTGGTTGAAACACTGGCAGAATTTGCAGGCGTACCGGTATGGAATGGCCTGACAAATGAATTCCATCCCACCCAATTGCTGGCCGACTTGTTGACCATGCAGGAACACTTGCCGAGTAAGCCATTGAGTGAAATGAAGTTTGCTTACCTCGGGGATGCGCGCAATAACATGGGTAACACGATGTTAGAAGCCGCCGCGCTGGTTGGGATGGATTTACGTCTGGTCGCGCCAAAAGCATGCTGGCCAGAAGCCGAATTGGTGGCAGCGTGTCAGGCGCAGGCCAAAAAGACTGGCGGTAAAATCACCCTAACAGAAGATATTGCCGAAGGTGTCAAAGGAACTGATTTCTTGTATACCGATGTTTGGGTCTCAATGGGGGAGCCGAAAGAAGTCTGGCAGGAGCGTGTTGCGCTGTTGAAACCTTATCAAGTCAATATGAATGTGGTGAAACTGACCGGCAACCCGCAGGTCAAATTCCTGCACTGCCTGCCAGCATTCCACGATGACCAAACCACTGTTGGCAAGCAAATGGCCGAGCTTTATGACTTACTGGGCGGCATGGAAGTGACCGAAGAAGTGTTTGAATCCGCACATAGCATCGTGTTTGATCAAGCAGAAAACCGCCTGCACACCATTAAGGCCGTGATGGTCGCGACATTGGGCCAAGAATAA
- a CDS encoding YhcH/YjgK/YiaL family protein, which produces MITGNIHHLELLPYLPVQLKEAIEYVKSHITAETPLGKYDIDGNNMFVLISNDSTGYLENRRAEYHAKYLDIQIVLAGVEGMTFSNLPAGKPDTDWLADKDIAFLPAGSDEKQFVMQTGDFVVFYPGEVHKPLCAVGEPANVRKAVVKIDINTLK; this is translated from the coding sequence ATGATCACCGGAAACATTCATCATTTGGAATTATTGCCTTATCTGCCAGTACAATTAAAAGAAGCGATTGAATATGTGAAAAGTCACATCACGGCAGAAACCCCATTGGGCAAATATGATATTGATGGCAATAATATGTTTGTGTTGATTTCCAATGACAGCACTGGCTATCTGGAAAATCGCCGGGCGGAATATCATGCTAAATATCTGGATATCCAGATAGTCCTAGCAGGTGTTGAAGGGATGACTTTCAGTAACCTGCCCGCTGGCAAACCTGATACTGATTGGTTAGCAGATAAAGATATTGCTTTTTTACCGGCGGGTTCTGATGAGAAGCAGTTTGTGATGCAAACTGGTGATTTTGTGGTGTTCTATCCTGGTGAAGTACACAAGCCATTATGTGCAGTGGGCGAGCCTGCAAATGTGCGCAAAGCAGTCGTAAAAATTGATATCAATACATTAAAGTAA